A single window of Lepeophtheirus salmonis chromosome 2, UVic_Lsal_1.4, whole genome shotgun sequence DNA harbors:
- the LOC121113651 gene encoding uncharacterized protein isoform X1 codes for MSCQVMYQSYYPYFPYPHHHHPPHQHPVVPSTAGSSTAATTTSPRILHDEASSPVSPDRHKTSHSSPSLMSSSSLIRDHSSESSNPQEPASSSPYGISEPYHHHILPEISRRGSSRSPSPRRKLEDHPHLPSNNVIKDSSSSPSLQVQDESLEEEEEDKNTQGTAQYLTANCVVYTSYIGDPSRMVDEHFTRALSAPSEKSKTLPLSQRNLPPSFWNSDYQYPLSSLGHFHAGSSSVSGSVAGGGIGISASDSYSHDPYTNPAFLGAANDSWQNYMSSYHHHHHHAAAASHAASRGMHDMYSASRLNPQYSSLLLQSTVSNSGSSSNSSSSPSGRSSRKLVDSSSISAGSVSAPASWTSPQNQHLIVDNYNTPHHHHYNTAAAAAAMGLDGNSMQSSTSKDLYWF; via the exons ATGAGCTGTCAAGTGATGTACCAATCTTACTATCCGTATTTTCCGTATCCACACCATCACCACCCTCCTCATCAGCATCCCGTCGTCCCAAGCACCGCAGGCAGTAGTACGGCGGCAACGACGACATCTCCCCGGATTCTGCATGATGAAGCATCATCTCCTGTCTCACCGGATCGACACAAAACG agTCATTCAAGTCCATCTCTCATGTCTTCATCCTCTTTAATCCGTGATCATTCAAGTGAATCCAGTAATCCACAAGAGCCCGCATCCAGTAGTCCTTATGGAATATCAGAGCCATATCATCATCACATTCTGCCAGAGATATCTAGAAGAGGATCTTCCCGATCTCCTTCTCCACGGAGGAAATTAGAGGATCATCCACATCTTCCTTCCAATAATGTGATTAAAGATTCTTCTTCTTCACCTTCTCTTCAAGTCCAGGATGAGTCCCTggaagaggaggaagaagataaaaacacaCAAGGGACGGCACAGTATCTCACGGCTAATTGTGTGGTGTATACAAGTTACATCGGTGATCCTTCTCGAATGGTGGATGAACACTTTACTCGAGCTCTGAGTGCCCCGtctgaaaaatcaaaaa cCCTCCCATTGTCACAACGCAATTTGCCTCCTAGTTTTTGGAATTCTGACTATCAGTATCCATTGAGTAGTCTTGGACATTTTCATGCAGGCTCATCATCTGTCTCAGGGAGTGTGGCAGGAGGCGGCATTGGGATATCTGCATCAGACTCTTATTCACACGATCCCTACACCAATCCCGCATTTCTAGGGGCTGCAAATGATTCATGGCAGAATTACATGTCCTCATATCATCATCACCATCACCATGCCGCTGCTGCAAGTCACGCCGCAAGCCGAGGCATGCATGACATGTACTCAGCCTCTCGACTCAACCCACAATATTCGTCCCTCCTTCTACAAAGTACAGTCAGTAATAGTGGTAGCAGCAGCAACAGCAGCTCCAGTCCAAGTGGTCGATCATCAAGGAAGTTAGTAGATTCCTCTTCCATCTCTGCGGGAAGTGTATCCGCCCCTGCATCATGGACATCTCCACAAAACCAACACCTTATTGTAGACAATTATAACACGCCGCATCACCATCACTACAATACCGCTGCAGCGGCTGCCGCTATGG GATTGGATGGAAACAGTATGCAGTCATCAACGTCCAAGGACTTGTATTGGTTTTGA
- the LOC121113655 gene encoding proteasome assembly chaperone 1 yields MEATFFGETVSVPSRRFDEEDELEDNSAQSIKNYVVELDANPKKVFLAVDKLSKAFCKVYLISSNDAVGQIYETDEEDNELRTEKCAFYKTLDSSSLVCVTKGTDPFMPIKFARKFLEALHDDVQIFILRNNHLSFYKSVEPSDVSVVTRILKTSKCDVNLKIPTLEEPNFVSRTPAAVMSMCEYLDRKCLLMFSFTDSFEPDSISISGFLPLLKFVTPLEDIEVQSRIKKLAFEIQTDQIYM; encoded by the exons ATGGAAGCGACTTTTTTCGGAGAAACAGTGTCCGTTCCTTCTCGAAGGTTTGATGAGGAGGATGAACTCGAAGACAACTCCGCTCAGAGTATCAA aaattatgTTGTCGAACTTGATGCCAATCCAAAGAAAGTCTTTCTTGCTGTAGACAAATTGtcaaaag CTTTTTGTAAAGTGTATTTAATATCCTCAAATGATGCCGTTGGACAAATTTATGAGACAGATGAGGAGGATAATGAATTAAGGACTGAGAAATGCGCTTTTTACAAAACTCTTGACTCGTCTAGTTTAGTATGCGTAACCAAAGGGACTGATCCGTTTATGCCAATTAAATTCGCTAGAAAG TTTCTTGAAGCCTTGCACGATGATGTACAGATATTCATACTTCGGAACAATCATTTATCCTTTTATAAATCCGTTGAGCCTTCGGATGTCTCAGTAGTAACTCGCATTCTCAAAACTTCCAAATGTGATGTTAATCTTAAAATACCTACACTTGAAGAACCCAATTTTGTGTCAAGGACGCCAGCTGctg tGATGTCCATGTGTGAATACCTGGATCGGAAATGTTTACTCATGTTCTCATTTACAGACTCATTTGAGCCTGATTCTATTTCTATATCTGGATTTCTACCCCTTTTGAAATTTGTGACTCCCTTGGAGGATATAGAAGTACAGAGTCGAATCAAAAAACTTgcttttgaaattcaaactGATCAAATATACAtgtaa
- the LOC121113651 gene encoding uncharacterized protein isoform X2 produces the protein MSCQVMYQSYYPYFPYPHHHHPPHQHPVVPSTAGSSTAATTTSPRILHDEASSPVSPDRHKTSHSSPSLMSSSSLIRDHSSESSNPQEPASSSPYGISEPYHHHILPEISRRGSSRSPSPRRKLEDHPHLPSNNVIKDSSSSPSLQVQDESLEEEEEDKNTQGTAQYLTANCVVYTSYIGDPSRMVDEHFTRALSAPSEKSKTLPLSQRNLPPSFWNSDYQYPLSSLGHFHAGSSSVSGSVAGGGIGISASDSYSHDPYTNPAFLGAANDSWQNYMSSYHHHHHHAAAASHAASRGMHDMYSASRLNPQYSSLLLQSTVSNSGSSSNSSSSPSGRSSRKLVDSSSISAGSVSAPASWTSPQNQHLIVDNYNTPHHHHYNTAAAAAAMAAAAWFNWSST, from the exons ATGAGCTGTCAAGTGATGTACCAATCTTACTATCCGTATTTTCCGTATCCACACCATCACCACCCTCCTCATCAGCATCCCGTCGTCCCAAGCACCGCAGGCAGTAGTACGGCGGCAACGACGACATCTCCCCGGATTCTGCATGATGAAGCATCATCTCCTGTCTCACCGGATCGACACAAAACG agTCATTCAAGTCCATCTCTCATGTCTTCATCCTCTTTAATCCGTGATCATTCAAGTGAATCCAGTAATCCACAAGAGCCCGCATCCAGTAGTCCTTATGGAATATCAGAGCCATATCATCATCACATTCTGCCAGAGATATCTAGAAGAGGATCTTCCCGATCTCCTTCTCCACGGAGGAAATTAGAGGATCATCCACATCTTCCTTCCAATAATGTGATTAAAGATTCTTCTTCTTCACCTTCTCTTCAAGTCCAGGATGAGTCCCTggaagaggaggaagaagataaaaacacaCAAGGGACGGCACAGTATCTCACGGCTAATTGTGTGGTGTATACAAGTTACATCGGTGATCCTTCTCGAATGGTGGATGAACACTTTACTCGAGCTCTGAGTGCCCCGtctgaaaaatcaaaaa cCCTCCCATTGTCACAACGCAATTTGCCTCCTAGTTTTTGGAATTCTGACTATCAGTATCCATTGAGTAGTCTTGGACATTTTCATGCAGGCTCATCATCTGTCTCAGGGAGTGTGGCAGGAGGCGGCATTGGGATATCTGCATCAGACTCTTATTCACACGATCCCTACACCAATCCCGCATTTCTAGGGGCTGCAAATGATTCATGGCAGAATTACATGTCCTCATATCATCATCACCATCACCATGCCGCTGCTGCAAGTCACGCCGCAAGCCGAGGCATGCATGACATGTACTCAGCCTCTCGACTCAACCCACAATATTCGTCCCTCCTTCTACAAAGTACAGTCAGTAATAGTGGTAGCAGCAGCAACAGCAGCTCCAGTCCAAGTGGTCGATCATCAAGGAAGTTAGTAGATTCCTCTTCCATCTCTGCGGGAAGTGTATCCGCCCCTGCATCATGGACATCTCCACAAAACCAACACCTTATTGTAGACAATTATAACACGCCGCATCACCATCACTACAATACCGCTGCAGCGGCTGCCGCTATGG CAGCAGCAGCCTGGTTCAATTGGAGTAGCACATAA